The genomic segment atatttggtGTCACTTTGATTGGCATAACCTAATTTGACAAAAAGGCAATATCATATACATATTAATTAAGTTTGATAGTGCACACGCTGATTGTGACCTAAAATATTATTGGTATCTGCCGGTAAAATGCATGTCAATTATGACGTTATGATGTCACCATTTTCGTATCGAATACATTATTAATTGCTCAATTTCTCTTTTACATGTCAACTCACGTTATTTAGTATgagattaaaaataaaagtactAAGAAATATATagtgatttatgaaatttactTGTATATTTGAatctcgattcgataaaagctcgattaagataaacaaaccaagctcaaactTTACAACATATATAGTTATTTGAATCTCGAATACATagtgatttatgaaatttacttttagatgaaatatatatatacatatttgaatcttgattcgataaaagctcgattaagataaacaaaccaagctcaaactTTACAATATATATAGTTATTTGAATCTCGAATATATATAGttatgaaatttatttttagattatatatatatatatatatatacatatatttgaatctcgattcgataaaagctcgttaagataaacaaatcaAGCTCAAACTTTTCAATATTCGGTTCATTAgttcgtgaacatgttcgttatTAAGTTCATGAGTCATctcttagatgaaaaaataatagttttgatatttgatttattgattttacacattttttatgaaatatacAGAAAatctattatatttttttattataataaatttacaaattttaataagaatgttatatttttatctaaatatataatttgctttttaatgaaatttaaatgtataattcctATTTATTAAGCtcgtttaggctcgataaaatCTTGAATAAGCTCATAAGCCATGAATATATTTGTAAAATAAAACTCGAGCTcagctcgattataaacgagtcAAGTTTAAACATTCAAAAGTTCAAGTTGACTCGATTACATACCTATCTACATCTAAATATTATAATCAAACAAATATGTAAATGTTGAGATTTCTTTATTGAATTATTTAACTTAAAAAAGGGGGATTTAAAGAAATGTAAACAAAGaatccattataaattcaatcCATTTTATAATGTATAAGGTGATATAAACCAGAAAAGAAACAAAGATTCGCAGCCTCTTCAATAAtgcttaatttaatttattttgttgtttgatgcttaaataaataaacaatactCCACCAAACAACCACTACGTACAAATAGTCACAATTCAGATGAGACTCGAAATCTAATCACAATTCACAAATACTTACAACATAATTAGACGTAGTTCAATCTTACAACATAATTAGACGTAGTTCAATCAATCCGCTGATATTACCTTCAAGATAGATCCAATAACCTAAATTCATCAATCACGCATTTATTagcagtaatttttttttacgtcGTGAGAATCcgttgttagagtagatgccctgcaagccaacggttggctatggaatttattgactcaagtgaaataaacaatctttattttaatataatttaattttttatggtcttgttatactttatctgtatacccatgcaaacagcatagataaagtccttgattatgctttaatacaaattaatcttaattcgatgttgaaactcatttgtaaacactgcatattctaaattcgttcctagtcgattcagccgcctaaaacaaggataaaggccgcttgagctcgagactagcatctgtgatgttgtgtactgcgttccttgataagggcatagagatgtccaaacatgcagatgggtagtcatatgatgattataccaaacaaccctccctcggactttccaagtggttatcattcatcgagaggataagtccgtggttatgattgtacatcattagtccttacgacccgggacgacactgaggctctatatgctagggctgtgctttgactcgtttaccgactccaggagagtcatcggGTGGCgaaggttgggtacagttgcgacacatataggagccagtgcattgtagtcggggattcaccgctcacctacgggtgtagatatcctgtgtgatctgatgaaataatagtgcatgaaatctttggccagagtatgagatgtacgttagagaaggatttctcaaatagtacacgcgatgccactattatagttatcacatagttatcgaattaatatgcaaccctcgatgaaccaatggttgcagattcgatcgggatatatgagctgaagggaccgtactgtacgctaatcataatcgactggttcttgcaggcactatcagtgatacctaggggatcatgaggcgatgttactagacgctcttaccatgatccaataggtgcaatcagaaatgagttctgacattcttaatcaaggtgttgatgaaaagaattggGCTAACTGGGGTAAGcctgaataagaataaatattattctgaatcacaaagagttgtgaacccacggctagctgtatccctgaactattgagggtcacacaagcactggattgtttgttcccgttgagagaataaattcaaggagttgaatttatattatgatatagtaaattcaagagttgaatttatgataataaattttgagaaaataaattcaaagagttgaatttatgatatagtaaattcaagaaattgaatttatgaaatttggagagaataaattcaaggagttgaatttttaaaatttgataatttaatttattaaactcaaaagttgagtttattaaatattaaattaaaattggtgggaagtatatttaaatgggcttgtaggagtacaagtccgacatactaaataattaaagttcttaatggacttggattaattaattaaattagttggactagctcaattaattaatcaagccaattaatgttaattatggtaattaggtcatgtaatttttttattttaaaatttttgacctAAAATCATAGCCTCcacaaaaattaataatgatGCATGATATTATAAGAAATATGTGCATCATTCGAGATTGGCAAAAATTTGGGATGCAattttagaatctttaattatcttaattgataagaTTAATAAAGTAAATATAAGATTAGAAAATATAATAAGATTTTAAATCTTATTTTTTACGTAAATAGGCATCCAAAAGATTTTTGCAAGATATCAATTGATCAATCTTACCTGCTCTTCAATTTTCTTGGGCGGCTACTCTCAAAAATCCTTTTCTTATGCAAGAAAAATTTGGCTTAAATTTTTTAGTCGAATTTTTCGTgttatatctctacgcaaaacttattctaattttctagtgcgaattagaagatgaacaaatcatctagtcgtggacctgattagaagaaaggaGTCCTTGAAGAAAGTTTGTAGGGATTCAtaagagctaatccgtttataccggattagttggagccacgtgatctattcaccaaaggtatagcGATTCCAATGCcctatgaatttttatgataaaatcatacgagcgcccaaagcaaaacatattttgattatcaaaataaataaatttttttaaaacttccgctgcgtttgagCGTGTAGAAAACCCAGATCCAACATCCGTAACCGTCGTCTTTCAATGTATAGTAGGTAAATCTCTAATAGCCTGCAAACCATGTTAGTCATATAAACATCATTGAGTAAATTATATGTGACATGCTCGACCAAGAATGTGTTGATAGAAGGAATCAAACTCATGATAATTGATCAAATATTCATATACTCTACCAACTCGACACCTCATTTGAAGTTCAACTACTACACCAACTCGAACGTTTATTTGGAGGTGTATTAACAATTACTTTGCGTATACTGTAGGCTTATGTGGTACTGCTTTTGGAAACAATATTTTCTCGACTTTTTTAGAGTagtaattttattttcataatttatggTAGTTCCAATTATTTTAGTAAGGAATATCATCTAAGTTTATGGCCATACCAAGATACTTCATCATGCTTTAATAATACTAGTGTATGAGATGTTAAAAGAAATAGTATatgagaaaaaattatttttaaaaaccaaACTGAAAGtcccaataaaattttgttCCAATCCCATGTCTAAAAGATATCTATTTTGGCAAACCAATTTGCTATATGCGTTAGAGTAGATCTCTTATGAGAggatcttacgaatctttatttgtgaggcGGATCAACTctgccgatattcacaataaaaaataatacttttagcataaaagtaatattttttcatgaatgactcaaataagagattcgtctcacaaaataggatccgtgagaccgtctcacacaagtttttgtctatccgcccttattattattattttttataaatatatttatgaaatttgattttttttttattaatttggcttaagaaaaataatttaagtaACATTCTTTCCACAGAAATGGTTAGTTCCATGTCCCTGTAATATAACAGACCAAccatatattttcataaaatattttcgtcactaataatggaatattaaCCTTGACGTACAAGAAATTGATTGAATAATTACATTTATAATTCCacattataatatataatagtatattatatataactaAAAGCTAGAGAAAACTAACAGACGAAAAACCCTATCAATCTCAATGCTGACATGCACGGCATAAATTATGGTAATGATCAGAAGTGGGAGAACTGATTAATCTGAGAGTAGTGTTGTATCATTTGTACGTTCGAAGTCATTTCCCCGTTACTATCCGAGATCAAAGTCCTGAAAATTgttcaaataaattaataacCAGTAAACATTTCGACAAAAAAATgcgaaataaatatataaatcggTCTTACTCTCTCGGACGCGACGCCCATAGCGAACTTAAAGTTCGCAATCGACCATAGTACTCTCCGATCACCAGGAAACATTTAGCAGCTTGTCGAACTGTTAGCACACGACGCAACTGGTGGAGGGTTTGTTGCCTTAGATTATCGGCCTGCattgtttgttttaaaaaaatcacataATTATACATTACTATTATACctggttatatatataattcgaaAGAAATTTTTCCCACCGCAGAAAAGATGGTTGGCTACTCCCCTGAtgacatgcatatacatatcgaaagataaaatcaaatacctgacGAACAAAACCTTCGAGATTGGTAATCTTGCCGAGAGCAACCACCATATGATGCATACTATCATTGAGAGAGGCATTGGCTATGGCATCAAGCAAAGATTGGTGTAATTGTTCGAGTCCTTGGGAAAGAGCCTCCTCCGCCTGCTGTGTGGACTGTTGGAGACCATATATCCCCACTAATTGTTGCTCCGTCAAAGGGTCTAATTGCGATATCAACATctgatccatatatatatatatataacgaaagaaagaaatatatcatatatatttcAGATTTAAGACATGAATGGTTACAAGCTCTAGGGATCATCCAGCTACACGTCTAGCAAGAGCAATATATCATCCAAACCTTGATTAAATCAGAAGGCCGAAAGCCGCCCATCCAGAGGAAACAACGTTCGATGGTCGTAGCCCACATTCCGGTGATGAGATGGAAGACATCAGATTTAGCAGCTACTCCCCTCAAACGAAAGATTTCATCATAATGTGTTATGTAACCATCTACGATCACCCTTAGATCACCATCCGATAAATGCGACTGCAATGCATTTCGCAGCTCCATCATGTGGCCGTGATCGTCGTCTACCCATCTGGCATATTCCATGTCAAATACAACACCACCTGCAACAATTAATTATGCTTTACAATGTTGGAACAATACGATTTATTTCTCTACTAATCGATGATCAACGTGAATATCACCATATAGTATTAGTTATTAAATGTTGAAGTAATTACTGTGAATATCACTTATTATAATCATCCTTTTGTAATAGAGGCAAAGGCCAAAATAGTTATGACCATATGAACCAAGACCTCCGCCTCAAAGATTCTTCTGTTTGCTGACACAaaggaattttttttaagggAAACATCGGGGGCAAGTTGTAAAGTTAACTTTACATTTTTTTAACACAGATTTTCAGTATAAAACGAAAAATtaaaaggaaatgttcatggaaagtatgttaaaaatatgaagtttttgtctggtgtgtgtgtgtgtgtgtattcaAATTACCGGAGCTGATATTCCCATTTGCGACCCCACCGCCTAAGAAAAGACCCTGTTGACCACAATAATTGAGAAGACAATTAAAGAGAAATTcagaaatcaaattcaaagcattaaattttttatttttatttttaaaaaaaaaattgtattttgcTGGCATTTAATTCTTGGTGACatttttcaaacttttattCATTACCTGCGACCTTGTCCTCTGAAGATCTTGCTCAAGTTGCGTGAGCCTGATCCTACTTGACTCTAGCTGCTGTACGTACGCCTGCAAATTTTGGGTACTAAATATTGGTTTGGTGAAGAGGAGATAcgtaattattaaatattatacaaaataatcaaatttccaataaaatttttgtatGTGTAAATTGTGCGTAAGACCTTTTTCCTGATCCTGCTCTTTCTTGCCGCTTCCCTATTTTGAGCTAAACGTCTCATTGTCTAGGAAAAGTTAGCCAAACATCAGATTCaacattatatttttattataattgaataaatatgtatatattgtGAAACTACTTAAATCCAAAAACTAAATAGTAGAATTGGTGTGTGCCCCCATGTGCATATATAAATGTGGGTTTTCTTTCACCACCTTAGCATCAAGCACTTTTTCTGAATTCGAACCTGGCCCCCTTCTCTGCATATTTTTAAGAAGGAATCATGTAAAAGGgtctattttttatataaaaaaatagattAAAAAGGGTAAAAAATGAGGATGTTTATAAATAATACCACGACAAGGAATTTTTTGCtagtattttatatattttaatgaaaattgtaattttaatcCGGTAAGTTGTATAGTTTTGGGTTTTAAACATGTGATTTATCAAAATTTGGTTTTCAtacaataatttgaatttttttactttGGTTATTTTTTCGCCTGAAACCATGCATTAAATCTATCGAAGATGATTTATTTAACACTGATTCTGATCTCATACAAAGCACATGTGATGTGAATTAAAATTCATCTTACAATAACAAGAAAAGAATAAAGCAAGATGACCTCCGATACTTTAAAATAAGCgaaaaaatttattgttttcttttatttttgtttatgtatattttaatacatgcaatataaattttatttttgtcgCTTATATGGGACACTATCATTGAGAAATAAGCAATATTCGATAGTTTAGTATTTTCGagctaaaaaaaaatctaagttatggattaaaatcaaaatttacaaattacaaaaataaaatttgaaacatacCAACTTATATGATTATAATTTTTGTAAGTTAAATTAATAATGTTGCGagtattttatataaatttgttATAATTATGATGCGGGAAAAACGAGCTGATTTAAAAAACACAATCAATCATAAATGGCAGAATATTTGGAAGCTCTTTTGTTTTTTCTACTAACTATACATAGTTTGTAATTATTCGAGAATATTTATATAGGCATTTTCATAGTTGTGATGCTGATATGTGAACTGtttcttgaaaaaataataatgccATGTCTGTCAAAATGGCCAATGAAATATTCAGTTCCATAGCGTGCCATTAAATTTTGTTGGATTTGGTTGCTCTATTACCTATAAAAATTAAAGCAAAAGTGGcgtgaaagaaaaacaaaaagaaatgaAACTCCAGTTCTTGGGACAGAGGACAGAAAAcccataatattatattatattgttgTAAATTTAGGAGCAATACTAACAGTTAATCTACTGTAGGATTCAGCTTTTCTTTGATTGCATGTCATaacaaaaatcagaaaatccaTAATTTATCAGAAGTTCCAGAACAAAAGTTTTGACATAAATCATCTGCTGTTTTTTGGGAATCTGGGATAGATTTGTTGTTGGTATTATTCATTACTATTCGTCTTATATATAGTAGATGATATGGCCAATTTTTTATGAGTTCTTGCTGATTATCACactttttataaattattattgtgagattaataataataaaaactgaAAGACAGAAATTATAAGCACCTTCTCTGGGGTTTGTTTAGCAGCTGTAATAGCTTGTGAGATTCCAGTTCCGGGGTTATCACTTCCACTCGCCATCTGCACTTGTTGTATCCGCTGTAGCGACGGTTGCAGCGGCTGAAGGTGGTGGTGCTTGTAGTCAAAGGCCGCCGCTGCCGCGGTCTGGTGGTCAGGTGATGCCTTTCTGCTGACGGGAGACTCGCTCTCAGTCTCCAATCTGGTGGAGAGAGTGTTTAGTGGTGATCGGCCTGAATCAGTGCTCTCTTCTCCGGATTTTGAGCTTCCCTGCAGCATTGTAAATGATAAATCACCACAAGAAAACAagtcaaaatattattatttgaaaacacCTTTTCCCACTTGAAAGATGATTTTATGTGTATCCTCCCTCACTCGGAACTTCATGCAAGAGATAGAGCTTCAAATGGTCAAAAATGGAGGAGTTTAATTAAAAAAGGAGTGCAAGTACTTTTTGCTGGAATCTGATAGGCCAAGAAGGGAACATTTCCAGGGTTGCTGCAGGCTTGACTGTAGCATATAAAGCTGCAGCGAAATCACAAAAGCAAATTCTTTGAGAATCATTCAGCAGATAAAATACATACTTTAATTTGCAGATCATAAAAATTAAAGGGGAGGAACCTAATCTCCCTTTATATATATACTCTCGCAGCAGTTGTGGAGTAAGTAAAATTATGCAAACTGATTAAGTTTCCTTCCTTATTTGAAATCTCACGCCATTCGAACCCTCGCTCAAAAATGATTTCTCTATCAAATATGGCAAGTTCCGCACCCCATCCAGacttattcaaaaaaaaaacacacaaacaCACCACTAGGTGTTTGTTACACTGAGAGAGGGAGAGAGAAGGTACTATACTTTGTTTGATTTCATTATTGTTGTTGAACTTAACTCCTTGCAGTACTATTGCTTCTTCCAGTTCTCcaaaatcaaaatcagatacCTCGAGATTTCTTTTTGTCATAAAAATAGATAAAAACAAAAAACCATGTCAGAAGGCATATATGAAATACCGTATGAGTCATGAATATGGAAAAATAACTTAATTACATGAAGCTTGTATTTGAATGATGAAGCATGTGCGGAACCCCGAATGGAATTTGGTGATGGTGCGAAGCTCCCGAGTCTGATAAAGCAGCAGCTGCATATTCTCCGACTCTATTACTCGCCATGCAAACTTGTTTTCACAGTTTCACATCATTCTCATATAAAGAAAACTGTAACTTGGATTTAGTCCAAAGATTATCTGTCACAGGGAGAACGAACAAACgatgggttttttttttcttcttgaaaACTCCCTTCGTCTCCAAAAACCCAACTGGAAATCCAAAACTTTCTAGATTAACAAAATTGTCTCAATCTTTCTTTTCAGTAGCCATCAAAGGAGAGGGTCCGTTGTCTATCTCTATCTGGTTGACAAAAGATTTGATATTTTAAGGGGTCCCTGTCTAGCTTTCTTTTCTCTCCGGCTCTGCAaagaaattaaattaaactGTGATTACTCTGTATAGTAGTAGCTAGATCTGGGACTAGTGGTATCAGAAATGAGAAACACAACCTATGGAACAGAAAATCTTGTCCTTTGTAATTTTGCTTTcgaatatattttttgtaagatggtatcacgaatttttatctgtgagacgagttgatcatatcgatattcacgataaaaaataatactcttaacataaaaattaatattttttcatggatgactcaaataaaatatatgtctcacaaaatacgatccttTAAACCGTTtcatacaaattttttattttgtttttagaaGCTAGTGGGGTCTCTATTaatgaaaatatataaaatatttacaatataataataataataataataaagacaAAAAAAAGGTGGGGTCTTTTGTGAAAAAAGAGCACTACTCTGTGACCGACTCTGcttttttattgacttttggtTGGCCTCTCAATGGATTTTTTTGGAAATTTGAAGTGCTaaagatttcaatttttatattCAGTAAGCAAATAAGTAGCGTTCTTGATTTTGGAATCAAAATGAAGACATTGGAAATAGGGAAAAAGTTATACGAAGAAAATAACCGTAAGATCCCATGTTTTTAATTAATCGATGACTGAATTTTTAACTTTTTAGTTTATTAACTGCTCTAATTTCACGAGATTTTGACCTATTTGGCATGTAAAAATATAAGGAGGTTCACATGCTATTTATCGACCATATGTCCATGAAGTTGCAAATcgcatatattattttttgtgaaaGTGTACATGAACTCGATTGATTTGAGAATCTTACAAAAGATTATTTGCctaattaagaatttaaattaaatggaATGATCATAAAATGATTAGAGTTATTCTAAGTGAAATACATCGACAGTAAAACCTCTTGAAAATTAATACTCGATAAACTAATAACCTcttcaacatattatttttttccgTTCTCATAATTTGGTTAGTttgttaaattaataatttcgaTAAATGAATATGAGTTTTCAGTTTGATCTATGATCACCGGTCATGGTTCACTCATACACATATAAATTTGTATATTCATACATTACGTACTAGACGATTTTTCGCTCACGTCCTTTCTTTCCTCTCGAACAACCTATTTTATGGGACATGTCTCAGGTTGAACGGGACAAGAGAAGCCAGCGGGAGCCATTAGAAGAAATATGTGCCGACATGCGAGTTCTTTAAGGGGtttttgaaaggggatcgattaaggtgcccaaaagcgcaacggaagtttcaaaatttgtttttcaacaagaaaaccgagcaccctaagctTATAGTGtctagcaaatacaaaaacacgaaatatgtcatacatagggtgttttagaaa from the Primulina tabacum isolate GXHZ01 chromosome 8, ASM2559414v2, whole genome shotgun sequence genome contains:
- the LOC142553561 gene encoding transcription factor TGA9-like isoform X1 → MASNRVGEYAAAALSDSGASHHHQIPFGVPHMLHHSNTSFINLEVSDFDFGELEEAIVLQGVKFNNNNEIKQTLYATVKPAATLEMFPSWPIRFQQKGSSKSGEESTDSGRSPLNTLSTRLETESESPVSRKASPDHQTAAAAAFDYKHHHLQPLQPSLQRIQQVQMASGSDNPGTGISQAITAAKQTPEKRRGPGSNSEKVLDAKTMRRLAQNREAARKSRIRKKAYVQQLESSRIRLTQLEQDLQRTRSQGLFLGGGVANGNISSGGVVFDMEYARWVDDDHGHMMELRNALQSHLSDGDLRVIVDGYITHYDEIFRLRGVAAKSDVFHLITGMWATTIERCFLWMGGFRPSDLIKMLISQLDPLTEQQLVGIYGLQQSTQQAEEALSQGLEQLHQSLLDAIANASLNDSMHHMVVALGKITNLEGFVRQADNLRQQTLHQLRRVLTVRQAAKCFLVIGEYYGRLRTLSSLWASRPRETLISDSNGEMTSNVQMIQHYSQINQFSHF
- the LOC142553561 gene encoding transcription factor TGA9-like isoform X2; its protein translation is MASNRVGEYAAAALSDSGASHHHQIPFGVPHMLHHSNTSFINLEVSDFDFGELEEAIVLQGVKFNNNNEIKQTLYATVKPAATLEMFPSWPIRFQQKGSSKSGEESTDSGRSPLNTLSTRLETESESPVSRKASPDHQTAAAAAFDYKHHHLQPLQPSLQRIQQVQMASGSDNPGTGISQAITAAKQTPEKTMRRLAQNREAARKSRIRKKAYVQQLESSRIRLTQLEQDLQRTRSQGLFLGGGVANGNISSGGVVFDMEYARWVDDDHGHMMELRNALQSHLSDGDLRVIVDGYITHYDEIFRLRGVAAKSDVFHLITGMWATTIERCFLWMGGFRPSDLIKMLISQLDPLTEQQLVGIYGLQQSTQQAEEALSQGLEQLHQSLLDAIANASLNDSMHHMVVALGKITNLEGFVRQADNLRQQTLHQLRRVLTVRQAAKCFLVIGEYYGRLRTLSSLWASRPRETLISDSNGEMTSNVQMIQHYSQINQFSHF
- the LOC142553561 gene encoding transcription factor TGA9-like isoform X3, with protein sequence MFPSWPIRFQQKGSSKSGEESTDSGRSPLNTLSTRLETESESPVSRKASPDHQTAAAAAFDYKHHHLQPLQPSLQRIQQVQMASGSDNPGTGISQAITAAKQTPEKRRGPGSNSEKVLDAKTMRRLAQNREAARKSRIRKKAYVQQLESSRIRLTQLEQDLQRTRSQGLFLGGGVANGNISSGGVVFDMEYARWVDDDHGHMMELRNALQSHLSDGDLRVIVDGYITHYDEIFRLRGVAAKSDVFHLITGMWATTIERCFLWMGGFRPSDLIKMLISQLDPLTEQQLVGIYGLQQSTQQAEEALSQGLEQLHQSLLDAIANASLNDSMHHMVVALGKITNLEGFVRQADNLRQQTLHQLRRVLTVRQAAKCFLVIGEYYGRLRTLSSLWASRPRETLISDSNGEMTSNVQMIQHYSQINQFSHF